GAGAGTTGCAGCAAGCTCGACTCCTTGACCATCTCGTAGAACCCAACAGTGGTCGTAACCCCCGCCAAATTTCAACGCCTCATAATCGTCATTGATGCGTGATCCAATACGTTGCTCCGATGTAAAATCCATGGGGGTTGAAATCACAGATTCTCTTTTACCTGTAGGTATCAACCCAATTGTCGTTGGTAAATACTGCTCAGCCTCCAGCTTTAATGTATGATCAGTAATTGGCTTCGATGGGTCACCAGACAAATTCCAATAACTGTGATGGACTAAATTAACTGGGGTCTCTTGATCCGAAGTGGCCTCAGCTTCCCAAATCAATTCATTTTCATCGGTCAGCCAATAGGTAACTTTAATATCTAGATTGCCTGGATAGCCTTCCTCTCCATCCGGAGATCGATATGCAAATGTAACTCCCTGCGCTCCTGGTTTCTGTGTAACCGAAGCTTTCCAGAAAACTTTGTCGAATCCGACTTTACCACCATGTAGGTGACATTCAATCCCTCCTGGATCGTTATTTTTTGCCAGTAAGTATTCTTTTCCAGCGAGGCTAAACTTGCCCTCCGCGATTCGGTTGCCATATCGACCTACAGTGGAACCAAAATAGCTCGTGTTTGAAAGCCAGCCCTTGAGTGAATCATAACCTAGAGTTATATCTGCAAGCTTTCCGTCCCGATCCAGAGCCTCAAGAGACACCAGAGTAGCTCCATATTCCATCACCACGGCTCTCATACCGTGTTTATTGACCATCGTATACTTGGTGACCTCCCGCCCGTTGATGACACCATAAACTTCCTTAGTGACTTCTAAATTCGGCTGTGCGGGGGAATCTTGGCGATCACCACAAGATGATAGTATTAAACTGGCGCATAAACCAGCCAGTGGCAGGGATGTAAAATATTTGTTTCTCATAGTCGTTATAGATTATTAATTTGCAGCGGCCTCGACGGAATAAAACACAGATTGAACCTGTTCCGAATAATCCTCATCCGTAAATGATGTCATTGAACCTTGAATCGGGATGGGGGCTGATATAGGAACCCAGTTCACCATGTCATTCGAGCGATAAACCACAAATTCTGTACCAGGAACAAAACCTGCTGTTTTCCAACGGATCACTATATCCTGGTTTTCACGATCAATTTGAAACGAATCAATTTTAAACCTGCTATTTGCATCGGTTGGGTCTGTTCCTATCGCAATTTCTTCAGCGTCACTTTGACCATCCTTATCAAAATCTGTCTCGCTTGGAGAATCATCGGGGCCGGCAACATCGTCTAATCCTTCGATATCATCGCTCGGACTAAAATTAATAATTTTATATTCATCAACATCAGAAAGACCATCGTCATCATGATCCCTTGGTGCAGGCGTTGCATTCGAGCCATTGGTGTAATGCGTAGCCACCTCCTCAGCTGTAAGCACACCCTTCCATAGCCTTAACTCATCAAACGAGCCCACAAACCCACTATCCGATGTCCAGCGCGAACGTCCTAAATAGTTGGTTACATCAGCCATATCGGTGATATCAAAATGCGGGCTGAGATCCTTATCAACTTCGACGCCATTGACATAGAGAATCACTGCGTCATTTTCACCGTCCCAGGTCAAAACCAAATGAGTCGGTTCAGTCAACGAACTTGTAATTGCTGCAGATTCGCCCAAGCGCTGTTCAATATTTGTTGTACCCTGTTTATA
The Oceaniferula marina DNA segment above includes these coding regions:
- a CDS encoding aldose epimerase family protein is translated as MRNKYFTSLPLAGLCASLILSSCGDRQDSPAQPNLEVTKEVYGVINGREVTKYTMVNKHGMRAVVMEYGATLVSLEALDRDGKLADITLGYDSLKGWLSNTSYFGSTVGRYGNRIAEGKFSLAGKEYLLAKNNDPGGIECHLHGGKVGFDKVFWKASVTQKPGAQGVTFAYRSPDGEEGYPGNLDIKVTYWLTDENELIWEAEATSDQETPVNLVHHSYWNLSGDPSKPITDHTLKLEAEQYLPTTIGLIPTGKRESVISTPMDFTSEQRIGSRINDDYEALKFGGGYDHCWVLRDGQGVELAATLYDAKSGRKMQIFTDQPGIQFYSGNFLDGTVSGKGGMKYQHRTGLCLETQKFPDGPNQPSFPNSVIQPGETYKHTMIHKFSIGQ